In one Nostoc sp. KVJ3 genomic region, the following are encoded:
- a CDS encoding glutathione S-transferase family protein, which yields MLELYQWELSQYSEKVRLILDFKGLDYRKIEVTPGIGQVELFRLTGQKQVPVLKDRNKYIADSTEIAKYLDLEYPDRPIIPQDPKKRGLTLLIEEWADESIGIKGRKALFAAVSQDQNFRKSLLPTSTPDIFKSLVGGVPTDLLTVLGFGVGYSPDAIQSAIASLKQDLEALTLLLADSPYLTGDEPTLADLSVAGLSILLKFPPGPYLDLPASIRGKGLPIFSENIDYEPFFTWRDRIYAQFRKPLISSTSAAGGAPTSIQID from the coding sequence ATGCTTGAATTATACCAATGGGAACTATCTCAATACTCAGAGAAAGTGCGCCTAATTCTAGATTTTAAAGGACTAGATTACCGCAAAATAGAGGTTACGCCTGGAATTGGACAGGTGGAACTGTTTCGGTTGACTGGTCAGAAACAAGTACCAGTATTAAAGGATCGTAATAAGTATATTGCGGATTCTACTGAGATAGCTAAGTATTTAGATTTAGAGTATCCCGATCGCCCAATAATACCGCAAGATCCGAAAAAACGGGGTTTAACTTTATTGATAGAAGAATGGGCGGATGAGTCCATAGGCATCAAAGGTCGGAAAGCATTATTTGCAGCCGTAAGTCAAGATCAAAATTTCCGCAAGTCCTTATTACCCACCTCAACACCAGATATATTTAAAAGTCTGGTTGGAGGAGTACCTACTGACTTACTGACAGTGTTGGGTTTTGGGGTAGGTTATAGTCCAGATGCGATCCAATCAGCGATCGCATCTTTAAAACAAGACTTGGAAGCGTTAACGTTATTATTGGCAGATAGTCCTTATCTAACTGGAGATGAGCCGACTTTAGCTGACTTATCAGTAGCGGGCTTATCGATATTGCTCAAGTTCCCCCCTGGCCCCTATCTGGATTTACCAGCTTCTATTAGAGGTAAAGGATTGCCAATCTTTTCAGAGAATATAGATTATGAACCATTCTTTACCTGGCGCGATCGCATTTACGCCCAATTCCGTAAACCATTAATCAGTAGCACCTCAGCCGCAGGAGGTGCGCCAACTTCAATTCAGATTGATTAG